TGAGACGCTATGGCTGGTCAACTATAATCTTGGTCCAGGTTTTGAACAACCATCTATATCAAACCTTAGAATTCGGCAAGGTCCTTGACGACCTGACCCGCCGGAGCCATTGCCCCCTTTCTGCCGAGCGTCTTCGGCAACTAAAACCCCTTTCAAGCCTCGAACTGGTCAGAAAGGGCCTGGGAAGAATCTCCGAGATTCGCACCCTTATGGACTCAGGTGGTTCCTTTCCAATGGATACTTTCAACGACGTCAGTAGCTATCTGCAATCAGCAGCCGTTGAGGGAAGCTATCTGGATGCAAAGGCTTTTCGCGAGATTCATAGAATCCTGGGGTTAGGGAGAGGACTTCACAGTTTTTTCAGAGAAAACCGGCAGGATTTCCCCCTCCTTTGTGAGGTCGCCAAAGGACTTAGCTCCAACCCCGGCCTGATGCAAGAAATAGACAGGGCAATCGACCTAAGTTCTTTGGAGATTCGGGACCGGGCAAGCCCGGCTCTTGGCGCCATCCGTCGCGAGAAAGCCAAGGCCATTGAACGAGCGCGAAGGCAACTGGAGAGCCTGCTTCACAGGCTGGCGCATAAAGGTATCCTCCAGGAACGCTTCATCACCATGCGATCCGGGCGGTGGGTACTCCCGGTAAAAGAGAGCCACAAGCACTTGGTGGAAGGGGTTTTGCACGACAAGTCGGCAAGCGGAGCAACCGTTTTTGTGGAGCCCCTCAATACACTGGAGCTCAACAACCAGATTCGCCGCCTTGAAGCAGAAGAGCGTCATGAAATTGAAAGGGCGCTTCGTGCCTTGACCGATATTGTTCGCAAAGATCTGAGTGAATTGGAACAAAACTTTGAGATCCTGGTCAGCCTTGATTGCATTTACGCTGCAGCCCTGGCGTCAAAGGCAATGAATCAACATGAGCCCGCCCTAAACACCCGGGGGGCGCTCAAGATCAAGAATGGGCGTCACCCGCTGCTTGTTCTGAAAAAATCGCCTTTGTCGGATGTGGTCCCCCTGAATCTCGCAATCGGAGAAGGCTTTAACACACTGGTCATAACCGGACCAAATGCCGGCGGAAAGACAGTGGCGCTAAAGACACTGGGGCTCCTGGCCCTCATGGTTTCGTGCGGGCTTCATATACCCGCAGATGCCGATTCAGAGGTGCCGATCTTTGATAGCATCTTCGCTCACGTGGGAGACGCACAGTCTATCGAGATGGACCTTTCCACTTTTTCCGCCCATCTTTACGAGATCAAGGCCATTGTTGAGGAAGCATCCTCCAGAGACCTGGCGCTTATTGACGAGATCGGAACCGGCACTGATCCGGAGGAAGGGGCTGCCCTGGCCATGGCTGTGCTGGAAGCGCTGACTGCCCGTGGAGTCGTCACCGTGGTGACAACCCATCATGGCGCGCTAAAGGCCTTTGCCCATGAAACCGCCGGTATTGCGAACGGATCCATGGCCTTTGACAGTCAATCACTCACCCCGACATACGAGTTTCGTGCTGATCTTCCCGGTTCCAGCTACGCTTTTGAGATCGCCAGACGCATGGGCCTTCCGGAAACCATTGTCTCGCGTTCCAGGTCTCTGATGGGAACCCAGACAAATCGATTGGAGGAGTTAATTCTAACAATCGAACAACAGATCGAGGATAACAGACAACTGGGAAGGGATCTGGAAGAGGAAAGAACCATGGTGGACAGGTTGAGGCAGCATTACGAGACGGAAAGCGCACGCCTGGCAGGCCACGTAAAGGAACTGCGCCACAAGGCGGTCGAAAAGGCCAGCGACATCATAAGGCAGGCAAATGCCACTGTGGAAAATGCCATACGCACGATTAGAGAAAAAGGCGCCAGCAAAGAAGCCATCCGTGAAGCCAGATTACTTGTCGATGAGGAAAGAACGGCTCTTGAAAAGAAGTTTGAAATCCTGACGTTTGACGAGAAATTCCATGGAAAAAACCAGCTTTCGAGTAAACTCCGGCCCGGAAACCGGGTTTATTGGAAACAAAGTGGCGTGCTCGGGACGGTGTTATCTGATCAGGATCAGGCCGGCCGCGTACTTATTGCCTTTGGGAAGCTCAAGGCCCATGTGCCAAGAGATGAATTGAGCATGGCCAAAGATGCCGAGGAGTCTTGCGCCGATCGAATCCTTGGTGTTCAGACCCATGCCCCGGAAAACGTTCGGACTGAAATTGACATTCGCGGGATGCGCGTGGAGGAAGCTTTAAGTGTGGTAGATAAATCCCTGGACGATGCTGTGTTGGCCGGTCTAAAGGAGCTTCGGATCATCCATGGAGTGGGAACCGGCGCCCTTCGCAACAGTCTCGCGCCGTTTTTGAGACAGCATCCCCTTGTGTTGGGAACCCGCCAGGGAGGTCCTCATCAGGGGGGTCCTGGTGTTACGATTGTGGAGATATAGAACGTAACCGTTCACGGTTACAAAAAAATGAACATCGAACATCGAACGTCCAATCGCTCGACCTTGAGGCTCTCGACAGGCATCGAACCTTGAATGGGAAAAGATGAAGA
Above is a window of Deltaproteobacteria bacterium DNA encoding:
- a CDS encoding endonuclease MutS2 is translated as MDLVFHAYLNLADCFAVDNQYLRRYGWSTIILVQVLNNHLYQTLEFGKVLDDLTRRSHCPLSAERLRQLKPLSSLELVRKGLGRISEIRTLMDSGGSFPMDTFNDVSSYLQSAAVEGSYLDAKAFREIHRILGLGRGLHSFFRENRQDFPLLCEVAKGLSSNPGLMQEIDRAIDLSSLEIRDRASPALGAIRREKAKAIERARRQLESLLHRLAHKGILQERFITMRSGRWVLPVKESHKHLVEGVLHDKSASGATVFVEPLNTLELNNQIRRLEAEERHEIERALRALTDIVRKDLSELEQNFEILVSLDCIYAAALASKAMNQHEPALNTRGALKIKNGRHPLLVLKKSPLSDVVPLNLAIGEGFNTLVITGPNAGGKTVALKTLGLLALMVSCGLHIPADADSEVPIFDSIFAHVGDAQSIEMDLSTFSAHLYEIKAIVEEASSRDLALIDEIGTGTDPEEGAALAMAVLEALTARGVVTVVTTHHGALKAFAHETAGIANGSMAFDSQSLTPTYEFRADLPGSSYAFEIARRMGLPETIVSRSRSLMGTQTNRLEELILTIEQQIEDNRQLGRDLEEERTMVDRLRQHYETESARLAGHVKELRHKAVEKASDIIRQANATVENAIRTIREKGASKEAIREARLLVDEERTALEKKFEILTFDEKFHGKNQLSSKLRPGNRVYWKQSGVLGTVLSDQDQAGRVLIAFGKLKAHVPRDELSMAKDAEESCADRILGVQTHAPENVRTEIDIRGMRVEEALSVVDKSLDDAVLAGLKELRIIHGVGTGALRNSLAPFLRQHPLVLGTRQGGPHQGGPGVTIVEI